The region GACCGGTGACCGCCAGCCTACGCGGCTACGTCGGCGCCGTGGGTTCCCACGCCTGAGCGCCGGACCGGCCTGTTGGCGGCAACCGGCCAGGCCGAGGAGCGACTTGGCCGCTTACGCTCCCCGGTCGGCCTGGACCGCGCGCACGCCAGCCCGAGGAGAGAGCGGTCTCCACCATCGCGGGGACCATCGCCCTTCTGCGCAGGCCCTGCCGGGCTGGCGACGGCGCCGTGACGCACGCACACACGACCTGACTCGCACACAGAATGAAGAGGGGAACCGGAAATGAACCTGCGACGGAACATCTCGCGTCGAAGGATGATCGAAGGAGCATCGGCCGCGGCGCTTGTCACGGCGGCTGCGGCCACGGTGCCTGCTGCCATGGCCAGTCCGGAGGCGGCAGCGTCCGGGCCGGGGCTGCCGAAGGGCAACTGGCGCATTGACACCCACGCGCACTACTCCCCCGACGTGTACAACGACTACCTCAAGCGCTATGGCCTCCTCGGCGCCGGGCATCGACCTGGAACTGGCCATCGACATGTTCGTCGGCCCGCTGCTCATCCGCACGTTCGTACGCCACGACCCCGACCTCCCGGATGGACTGCCCGAAGAGATCGTCGACACCGTCCTCCATGGCCTACGGCCTGTCAGCTCCCCACGCAGTTGAACGCGTAGGCATGGGGGCGCAGCCGCTGCCACCCGCCCGCCCGCCGCACCCGGTGGGCGCGCGAACCCGACACGGTGGTGCGCCCCGGCCGCTTGTCCGTCGCATACCGACCAGCCGTCAGCGCGGTGGTGGTTCTCCGTTGTCCCTGCGTGAGATGTCTCCCCTCCATTGGCCGGCACCCCACGACTGCGTCGGGGCGCTCAGTCTCTCGCGGCGAACGCGGTGGCCGCTTCCATGAAGGACGCGGGTACACGGCCGAGCAGCATCCGCAGGACGTTGCTGTTGCCGCGCAGGCCGTGCCGGTCGTAGTCCTGCCACATGGCGCGCATGTCCGAGGCCCGGGAGGCAGAGTCGGCCACTCCCGGCGGGAGCGGTGCGTCCGCCCAGTCCACCGTCCTCGCCTCCAGATCCACTCCTCGCGCACGCCCGGCGAAGCGCACCGCCTCGGCCAACGTCAGGGCGGGTCCCGCGAGTTCGTAGGTCGCCGAGTCGTGGACTTTCTCGGCAAGCACCTTGACGCCGGCTTCCCCGAGGTCGCGCAAGTCGATGAACGAGAACACGTTGTCGACGTTGAACGGCACCCCGACGGGGCCGGCCGGAGCCCTCCCCCACGTCGACAGGACGATCTGCGCGAACATCGAGGGCTGGAGGATCGTCCAGTTCAGCCGCGAGGCCCGCACGGCGGCCTCGGCGTTCGCTTTGCGCAAGTGGTGGCGCAGCCCTGGGGTGTGGGGGTGGAGGACAGACAGGTACACGAACCGGCGGGCGCCCGCGTGCTCAGCCGCCTCGAGCGCCCTCATCGCGAGCACGTCTTCCTCCGGGTGGAACGCCGGCGGGATCATGAACACGGAGTCCGCGTTCTCCAGCGCTTGACGGATGCTGTCCGGCTTCGCCAGGTCGGCCTCGACGATGTCGTCCAGGCCCAGGGCAGCCACTCGTTCCCGCCCTGCCGGGCCGTGCACCACGGCCCGGACCCTGAATGGAGCTCGCAGCGCGGCCTTCAGCACGTACGTACCGCAGAGCCCGGCCGCCCCGATCACCGCGATCAGGGGCGGCTCCTGACTGCGTACGGCTTGTGATTCGGACACGTTCCCGGCTTCCTCTCGCAGTTCTGCGGCGACTTCTCAGAGTCGTGACAGGCTCGTGCGTCCGTTCAGGGATTGATCACGGTCATCCACATCGGGTCGTCGACCCGTTGCTCTATGGCGTCCATGGCCTTGAGCGCTTCGGTGAGCGGGAACCGATGGGTGATGAGCTCGTCGGCCGTGAGGGCGCCCGTCGCGAGCAGACGCAGCACATCCGTCGTGTCCTGGCGGGTGCACGCGCGAGTGGCGACGAAGCGCCAGCAATGCATCATCAGGGCGATGGCGGGGAGCGACAGCGGGGTGGAGTTACCGCCCATGTGCACGAGTGTGCCGCCGGTGGCCATGCCGGCCATGGTCTGGCCGAGGGCGGGACCCTCCGGGATGAAGTCGATGACGGCATGGGCTCCCTCGGGCGCCAGCTCGCGCAGCCGACGGGTGAGAGTGCCGTCGGTCGACCAGTTCTCAGGGAGTTCGTCGAGTGCGACGACACCGGCCGGTACGCCGCCGGCGAGCCCGGCGACGCGGTGGAGGCGCTCGCTGTCGCGGCCGACGAGGATCAGACGGGCGACTCCGAAATGCTCCGCGAGTTTGACCGTCGCGGTTCCCATGGTGCCGGTCGCCGCGGTGACCACGAGGGTGGCCCGTTCCGGCAGGTCTGCGCACTTGAGTGCGCGCACGGCGTTGGCCAGATCCTGAACCTTGGCCGCGACGTCGAAGCCGACGGAGTCCGGCAGGGAATCGGTCAGCCAGTGCGGGACACGGACGTATTCTGCGAGTCCGCCGTCGTGGTACTGCTCGTACAGGGGCATCGGGGCATCGCCGAAGGCGGCGTGGCCGAGCATGGCCTGCTGGGCGCACATCATGTCCCGGTCGGTACGGCAGTACTCGCACTCACGGCAGTTCAGCAGGGGGTGCACCCGCACTCGATCGCCGACCGCGTGGCCGGTGACGTCGCGGCCGACGGCGGAGACGACGCCTGCGGCCTCGTGGCCGAGTGTGGTGGGCAGGTGCTTGAGCGCTCCCATCCGAAGCAGGCGCATGATGCCCGGCGCCAGGCCGGCGGAGGCGACCTTCACGACCACGTCGTGCGGACCTGGCTCGGGGACGGGCACTTCCTCCAGGACGAGTGCTTCGGCGCCCTGGTGCGCTCGCAGGGCAAGCATCGTGGCCATCAGCGGACCTCCACGGTGAGGCTCGGGAGAAGTTCGGGGGTGTAGGCATCCGCCGTACGCGTGGTCTCGGCGACCTGGGGCAGTTCCTGGTGCGAGAGGAGACTGACGTAGTCACCGGGCTCGGTCACGACGCTGGTGTGGGAGATGCCGAGCGGGATGCGCACGAAGTCGCCCGGCTGGAGGTCGACGATGCCCCGCTGGGTGATCAGCGTGCGGTGACCATGGGCCTGGTACTGGATCTCGTCGGCGTCGAGGGTGCGCCGGTAGCGGCGCTGTCCACCGGGAATGGTGGCGACCATGCCGAGGCGGATGCGATCTGTCGTGTACAGCCAGGTGATGTCCTGACCGGGATCGGCCCGCAGCACCGCCATCCGCCGGTCCTCCTGGTGCACCTGCTCGAGCAGGAGCTGTTCGTCGACCCCGAAGACGGTGATGTCGTGGCCGACCGCGGCCATGCACTGAGTGATCGCCTCGTTGGCCTCGCCGGGCTGCCAGCCGGGAAACGGCGGGAACACGGCCCCGGACTCCCGCTGGGCCGGCGCCAGCTCGGTAACCGGCGCGGGGATGTAGAACAGCAGGTGGGTGTCCTCGCGGCCGTAGTTGTCGTGGGCGACGCCGCGCGGGATACGGGAGAACTCGCCGGGCTGGAACTCGATCACGCCGAGCTCGGACATCAGCGTCCGCTCGCCGCCGATCTGGTAGGAGATCTCGTCGACGTCGCAGTTGCGGTGGTAGAACGGCTGCCGGCCGTCGAGTTTCTGCCACTCGACGCGGATCTCGTCGTTCTCGTAGACGCCGCGCGGCGGGGCGAATGCTTCCGGCTCGTATTGCTGCGGGTAGTGCACCACGGTCAGCGGCGGGTGCTCCCCCCACAACTGGACGGGCACCTTCGGGGGATGCGGCGGCGAGAGAAGCAGGTGCTCGTCGCGGACGATGCTGCGCAAGGGATGGTCGGAGCCCAAGACCATGACGTCTTCAACGACACTCACGGGGACCTCCTTGTCCTTGGGTGAATGAGTGGATCGACTCGGGTGACGGGGAGGGAATGTGTGCCGCAGCCTGTTGCCTGAAGCTCGTGGCAGTGGTCACCTCTTTCGGCCCCAGTACATCTCGATGCCCTTCCATTCCAACAGCTGAGGACTGTCGACCTTGTCCCCGAACGCCTCGCGGATCTGCTCTCCGGAGTAGTAGGGGATGTCGTCCACGGGGACGTGCGCGAAGAGTTTGTCGAACCACTGCCGAAGGTGGACGTCGGAGTTGATACGGGAGAAGAACGTCGCTCCCTTAAGGACCGATTCGGCCAACACGATGCGCCGGCCGGGCTTCATCACCCGCAGCAGGTCCGCAGCCGTCTCGGCCCAGTCGTCACAGTGTTGGGTCGCCTGCAACACGGCGACGCAATCGTATGCCTCGTCGTCCACCGAGTCCGTGTACGACCAGCGCCAGCAGCCGATCTGGCCGTTCCGACCGGGGACCTTGCCAAGGACCGCGTTTCGTCCGTCCTTGATGATCTCCACGGTGTCGATGACGCCCTCCGGCCCCACCAAGGCCCGCATGTCTTCGACCCATCCGGAGGGCGCGATGCCCTCACCGATGAGCAGAACCCGGTCTCCGGCACGGAGTTCGAGCAGACCGTAGACAATCTCGGAAATCGGCCGCGCCAGCTCCTGCCAGATATACGGCAGGCCACCGGCGATGGCCATGGCCATTTCCCATTTCGCCCGCAGGTTGACGTCCTGGATCTCCGGGCCGAAACGCTCCTCGTCCCACGGCTGGATGTATCCCCACGGGTCTCCGCCACCGAAGCTGTCCTTGGCTTGTGTACTCATGTCGTCATGTCCTCCATAGCCTGCCGGAATCGTGTGGTGAAGGGGCCGTTCCTCCGGCTGGAATGCCGCCCCCGGCGCGCCCGGTCGATCAAGCGCAGGTGTTGACAAGGGTGCCGATGCCTTCGATCTCGATGCACACCTCGGTGCCGGACCGCAGGAAGAGTCCCCGCCTGTGGCCTACGCCGGCCGGGGTTCCGGTGCTGATCACGTCGCCGGGTTCAAGGGTCGTCTGCCGAGACAGATAGGAGACCAGCGCTGGAACAGGGTGGATGAGCTGCGAGGTGCGTGCGTCCTGGCGCAGATCGCCACCCACCCACGTGCGCAGGCGCAGGTCGTCGGGCTCGGTGAATTCGTCGATCGTGACCAGGGCCGGCCCCATGGGGGTGAAAGTGTCGAAGCTCTTGGCGGCGGTGACATCGGCCGCCCGGCCGGGGATGCGGCCCTTCTGCACGTCACGGGCGCTGACGTCGTTGACGATCGTGAAGCCGGCGACGAACGCGTACGCCTCCGCCTCGGACACGTCGGTCGCGCGTCGGCCGATGACGACCGCGAACTCGCCTTCGTAGTCGACCTCGTCGGGGGCTGCCTTCGGGAAGCGGATCCGCTCGCCCGTGCCGATGACCGAGGACGGCGCCTTCAGGAAGACGACCAGCTCCTCCGCGACGCCGTTGTAGGCCACCTCGGTGCGGTGGTCGGCGTACGCGTAGCCCACTGCCCAGATCTTCGAGGGACGGGGGACGGGAGCGAGGAACTGGGTCTGCGTCGTGGGCACCCGGTCGCGGACCGCGGCCGTGGCCAGGGTGCCGAGGTCGAGGCCGCCCTGGAGAGCCGTACCGACGCCGGTTGCATCGACGTCGACGAAGGCGACGGTCTCGCCGTCGTCCTCCAGCCTGCCGATTCCCTTGACCGCGCTGACGAGCCTGGTCACAAGGCCACCGCCCGGTTGTCGAGACGCAGCAGCTCGCGCTCGGAGTCACCGGCGCGGAAGCGGGCGTCGAAGCGGTCGGGGTCCAGTTCCAGCCCGGAGGGGTTCGCGGCGAAGACAGGCCCGGACACGAAGGCCACCTCCTCCTCGACCGTGGTGAAGTTGGGGCAGGAGAACTCGACGATGTTCCGGTCCGGGTCACGGTAATAGAAGCTGGTGGCCTGTCCGTGGTTGGCCGCACGGTGCGGGCGCACGCCGATGGAGGCCATGTGTTCGTGCTGGGAGATGAGGTCGCCCAAGCCGCTGACGCCGAACTGGAAGTGGTGCAGACCGGGCCCGGAGGACTCCGTCTCGCTCAGGCTTTCGACGCCGAACAGGGCGAAAACCTGGCTGTGCGGGGCGTCTGCGATACGGAAGAAGCCCAGCCGGACGTCGACCGCCCGCTCGGGCATGCCTGCGGGACGCGGCGGGGCGTCCGGGTCAGGGGCTCGCTCGTAGAACGGGCCGTGCCCGAAAACGTGAGCGTAGAAGGCGGCCATGTCGTCGTAGCACGCGGTCTTGAGCACCAGCTCGGAGAGCTGCAGCGCGACGGCTTGCGTCCCGCCGGCCACTGTCCCGGCCTCGGCCCGGGGGGTCGTCGTCATCGTGAGGGCCTCCTTGCCCGTCAAACGGTGGGGTGCAGCGGCCTTGAGGCGCGGCGCGCGATGCGGCATTGGCCCCCGGTACGGCGGAACCGGTGGGTCGTGTTGAGGACGCCGTCCGGGACATAGGCGCCATCGGGCTGCCGCACGTGCAGCAGGATCAGCGCCTGCAACTGGACGGACTCACCGTGGGGCCGCCGGCCTGGACCGTGGTGACCTCATTGGCAAGCACATGGACGGTCTGCACTGCGCCCACGGAAGGCCCTGCCGTGGGCCTCGAATTCGGCATCGTCCGCGAACACGTCGATCCCGGCAGTGGCCCAGCCTCTGTCGATGTCGTGGTGGCAGCCGACAACCAGAGCCACGCAGTTGCTCCCGGCATCGTCTTAATCAGCAGGTGTCACCATGACGTTCCCTGTCTCTTGAACCTGAGATGAGCGTAGCACCGCACACGATCGGTCAAAAGTCTTGTATTTTTCCAGGTCTTCCATACATCGACATGCGCGTGCAATTCTGACCCCGGTTCAAGAGGTAGGACCATGAGCGGTCCGACCCTTGCTCAGGAAGGCAGATCTTCTATGTCTGACCAGCACGAAAGAGCCGAATCTCGGCGCGTCCTAGTCGTAGGAGCGGGGCCCGTGGGCCTCGCGCTCGCGATCGAGTTGGGGTGGCGTGGTGTACCGGTCACCGTGATCGATCAGGGCGACGGCCGCGTGCCCTTTCCGGCAGGCGAGGCGATATTTTCACGCACCATGGAACACCTGCGGCGCTGGGGTTGCGCGGAAGAGGCACGCACGGAGTCGGCACCGGCCCCGGACTACCCGCACCGCACAGTGTTCGCCACCTCCGCCACCGGGCACGTCCTCACCGAGTTCGACTACGGGGTCACCAACCGGTCTTCGGGCGTGTACAACCCGCTGACGCCGGAGGGTCCCGCATTCCTGTCCAAGTTCTCCTTCGTGCCGTTGCTCGCACGCACAGCCGGTGAACTGCCAGGAGTCGAGATCAGGTACGGCACCCGCCTGGAGACGATGGAACAGGACTCCAAGGGTGTCCTGGCCGTGGTGCGCGACCTGGCGAGCGGTGCCACGGAGACGCTGACCGGCACCTACCTGGTGGCCTGCGACGGAGGCCGCAGCGCCATACGTCGGGCGCTCGGCATCGAGTTCGAGGGCATGTTCGCCCAGGGGCACAACTTCGCCGTGCACTTCCGTTCGCCGCAGCTGCTGGACCTGCTGCGGGAGCGGCTGGGCGGCCCAGCGGTGCAGATCCACACCCTGTCGTCGGTGCGCAGGCCGTACATCACGGTCGTCAACGGCGTGGACGAGTGGCGGCTCTCGGTCTACCTGGACGAGGAGCCCGACCCCGACGACGCGGTCGCCTGGATACGCGACGCCGTCGGTGCGCCGATCGACGTCGAGATCCTCGCAGCGCAGCCCTGGAGCGGACACTGCGTCGTGGCCCGCACCTACCGGGAGGGGCGCATGTTCCTCGCGGGCGACGCCGCGCATCTGCTCTGGCCCAAGGGAGGCTTCGGCGCCAACACCGGGATCGGCGACGCCGTGGACCTCGGCTGGAAGCTCGCCGCGACCCTCCAAGGATGGGGAGGCCCGGCGCTCCTGGACAGCTACGAGAAGGAGCGGCGGCCGGTCGCCGTCCGCAACGTCACGGAAGCCTCCAGCAACTGGAGGGCCGACGCGCGACTCGTCCCCGATCCGGTGCTCGACCGCATGGACGCGGAAGGCGAACGGCTCCGACGTGAGCTGGGCGAGGAGATCCGCCGGTCCCGGGCCAAGGAGTTCCGCTGCACGGGCGTCCAGCTCGGATACCGTTACGGCGATTCCCCGATCTGCGTGCCGGACGGCAGCCCGGAACCGCCCGACGAGCCGGACGAATACGTACCGTCGACGTGGCCCGGCTGCCGCGCACCGCACGTCTGGCTGCCCGACGGCAGTTCGGTGCTCGACCACTTCGGGCGCGGGTTCACGCTCGTGGTCTCGGGTTCCGCGGACCCGACGCCGCTGGTGCAGGCCGCCCGCCGGTGTGATGTGCCGTTGACGGTGCTGCGCCTCGCCGACCCGGCCGCCGCAGAGCTGTACGAGCGGCCACTCGTCCTCGTCCGCCCGGACGGCCACGTCGGCTGGCGGGGCCGGAAGGCTCCCGCGGATCCCGTCGCTGTGCTCGACATGCTGCGCGGGGCGACGGTCCCGCCTCCGGACGCGAAAGCGCCCGGAGCGGCGCGGACGGTATCAGCGGGAGTCGGTACTCACCTCGTCTGAGTTACCGCTCTCAGCGCTCCCGCCCCTTGGCCCCCGAACTCCTGGCCAGGGCGGACTCCATCAGGAACCGGATCATCTCGTGGGCCGGCCTGTTCCGGTCGTTGGGCACGTTCGCCCCTTCGAACACGGCGACCGCGACATCGCGGACGAGCGCGGCATCGACGCCGGGAGCGTGATCGAGGCCGTGCTCGGCCATGAGCTCGTCGACCAGTCCCACGATCCAGTTCAGGAAGGTGTTGTGGGCCTCGCGGACTGCCTCCGAATGAGGAAGCCGGTCGTGCATGGCCTGGTGCAGCGGACGGGAATAGCGCATGTCGGACAGCCCGCGCACCAGGCGGCTCAGTGGGTCTGCACCGGCCTGCTCCTCGTTGAGGATGCGGATCTCGCGACTGAGCATGCGGTTCATGACGGCGGCGAAAATGTGGTCCTTGGAGTCGAAGTACCAATAGACGTTGCCCCGGGCCACGCCTGCGGCGGAACTGATGTCCGCCATCGTGGTCTTGTCGTAGCCCTTCGAGAGAAAGAGCTCGGTGGCCGCGGCTAGCAGATCACCCGTGCGCTCCTCCCGGGGGATCTGTTGGCGGTTCCGCGGCATCCCGACTCCTCCCATGAGTTCACCACATCTCAAGTGAGTGTAGACACCCGGCAGGCCGCGCCCTGCTCAGGAGGAAGGAGTGCTGTGCCCACCGGCCCCCGGCGAGGAGTCTCTGGAGATCCTTCACCGGGGAAGATGCGGCGCGTTCAGCGCGAGGATCGTGCCGCGGAGCAGCTCGCCGCCGCGACGGAACTGTTCCTGACCCGCGGCTATGCCGGCACGGCGATGGCGGACATCAGCGCGGCAGCAGGTGTCGCCCGAGGCAATGTCTACGGGTATTACTGACTAAAGAGTGACATATTCGCCGCGGTGATGGACGGGGTGCTAAGTCACGAGATCCAGGCGCTGGACAGCGAATTCCGTGACCGCGATCCGCTGACCTGGCGCCTCGCGGACATGCGTACTTTCCGCTCGCTGCATCGGGCTTCGCACGAGCGACTCGACCACTCATCGGTCGTGCGGGAGGTCCACGAGCGGTTCCTGCACTGGATGCGGTCGATGGTGTGCGAGGTGCTCGACCGGTGCCCGCACCCAGTGGACAGGGAGATGATCGCGGATCTGACCGTCGCCGTGTTCGAAGGCGCGAATGTGCCCCGCTCCCGTCAGCGCCCCGCCCACGAGCTGATCCGATTCCTGCTGGAAGGGGTCATCGCGCGGGCGGGCTCCTGAGATGGGTCCGTATGAGCTCACGGAGATGGGTTACGGCGTGACGACGATCTTTCCGGTGGTGCGGCAGGCCATACCGGATCGTCCGATGAGCGCGAGCCCCATCACCCTCGACGTGACGGGGTTCCGGATCACAGGCGGCGGCCGCTCGCCGGTTCAGTCCACGGCGGGCCGGGCGAGGCCGTGGTCGTAGGCGAAGATCACGGTCTGGATGCGGTCGCGGGCTCCGATCTTGGCCAGGACACGGCCGACATGCGTCTTGACCGTGAACTCGGACAGAACGAACCGCGCAGCGATCTCCCCGTTGGTCCAGCCCTTGCCGACGGCCACGAGGATCTCGCGCTCACGGTCGGTCAGGGAGGTGAGCCTCAGGTCCTCGGAGGGGTCAGTTCTGTGGGAGGGGACGTACTGGGCGAACTCGTCAAGGAGGCGGCGGGTGAGAGCGGGCGCGATGACAGCGTCGCCGACGGCGACCGCGCGGATCCCGGCGAGGAGCTCCTCGGGGCGGGCGTCCTTGAGAAGGAAGCCGCTCGCGCCGGCCCGCAGGGCGGCGTGGACGTACTCGTCGAGGTCGAACTTCGTGAGCACGAGGACGCGTGAACGGTCACCGGCGGCGACGATGCGGCGGGTGGCCTCTATGCCGTCCTTGCCGGGCATGCGTCCTCAGCCTCGTCCGCTCTCGGTCCCCAGCACCGTAAGTACACGATGAGTGCCGAACCCGCCCTGGTCAGCGGGGCGTACGCGCTGTTCGAAGCCGCGTGGGAGACGGCCACCGAACTGGCGGCCTTCTTCGACCCCAACCGGCCCCGGATCGACGCGCGAGCCCGCGAGGTGCTGTACGCACTGGGCTCTGGAATGAGCGACGTGACAGCCTCACGCGAACTGGGCATCTCGTTGCGCACCTACCGCCGCAGAGTCGCCGAACTCCTCGTCGCCCTGGACGCGGGCTCACGTTTCCAGGCCGGGGTGCGCGCGGGCAAGTTGGGCCTGACCCGCGGGTGAGCGGGCCCAGGCCCGGACCGAAGGGGGTCGGGCGTCGAGGTTCAGGCGAAATGGCGGGGCCCCCGCCTGATAGGAGTCGACGCTGCCTTGGGCCCGGCATCCTCCGATGTCCGGTCCAGCGCTCCGTACCATCGCCAGGCGGCCGCATGCCCGGCGGCCATCCATCGCTCACCGCTCGCACCCGCGCCCGGCGCGCCGCAGCTCTCCCATGCGCCCCGACATCGGCGCGGCGTCCGGGACCCGGGTCCAAGACGGTGCAACGTCTCGAACCCGGGTGCCGGGCAGGCCGATGGCCTGCCTTGTGAGGGCACGTACGGCGGGCCGGGCTCGGTCCGGAACGTCCGTGGGCGCCCGTGAGTTGAATCAGTCCGACTTCTCGCCGCTCTCGGCCAGGATCCTGTTACGGGCGCCGGCGAGGGCTCCCGCCATGGCACCCGCGGGCCTGCCGAAGGTCGAGGCGGAGAACCGGGCGGGGCCGGTCTTGGCGGTGAAGGAGTGCGCGTAGGCGAACTCCCGCAGTCCCTCCTCCCCCTGCTTGCGCCCGTAACCGCTGTCGCCCCGACCGCCGAACGGCACGGCGGGGTTCATGGAGAACACCAGAGCATCGTTGATGCTGGTCATTCCCACGCGGAGGCGACGAGCGATGGCTTCGCCGCGGTCGCGGCTGAAGACGGCGCTGCCCAGCCCGTACCGGCCGGCGTTGATGTGAGCGACGGCCTCATCGGCGTCGGCGACCTTGACGACCGCCAGCGTCGGCCCGAACGTCTCCTCCGTCGCCGCGAGGGCGTCGGGGGCCACACCGACCAGGATGGTGGGCGCGGCATAGCGGTCGCCCACCGCGTCGAGGCCGCCGACGGTGGCTGTCGCGCCGCGCTCCAGGGCGTCCTGGATGTGTTCCCGGATGATCGAGGTCTGGCTCGGCAGCGGAACCGGCCCGATCTCCGCGTCCTCGTCGCTGCCGACGCGTACCTGCCCGGCGAGCTCGCTGATCTTCTCGACGAACTCGTCGTGCACCGACTCGACGACATAGGCCACTTCGAGACTGATGCAACCGTGTCCGGTGTTCTGCATCGCGCCCCACACGATGTGAGCGGCGGCTTCGTCCAGATCGGCGTCCTCGGCGACGATGACGCCGTCCTTTCCGCCGAGTTCCAGCAGAACGGGGGTCAGGGTCTGCGCGCATTGGGCGGCCACCGTCCGGCCCGTGGCGACACTGCCCGTGAACGCGAGCTTGTCGAGGCCGGCCTCGATGAGCGCCTGACCCGTGGCCCCGTATCCGTTCAGGTTCTGCAGGACGGCCGGCAGTTCCGGTACGGCACGCTGCCAGGTTCGGATGAGCCATTCGGCGACGCCGGGCGTGATCTGGCTCGGCTTGAGGATGACGGCGTTCCCGGCCGCGAGCGCATCGGCGAGGATGGCCGCGGGAGTGAGCAGGGGGAAGTTCCACGGGCCTATGACGCCGACCACGCCGTAGGGCTGGTACTCGACCCACGCACGCTGGTTGGGCGTGGTGGGGCTGGATGGAACCTCCCGGCGCTCCAGGACCCGCGCGGCGTTGTCAGCAACGTACTGCAGGTGCTCGAGAGTCCCGAGCACCTCCACGCGGGCGTCGTCGAGGGGCTTGCCATTCTCGGCGTGAATGAGTGCGGCGCCCTCCTCACCGCTCAAAGCTATCTGCCGCCGCCACGCACGCAGCCGCTCCGCACGGCCCTCGAAGCCGAGGTCCCACCAGGCCCCGGTGACTGAGCGTGCGGCGGCGACGGCCGCGGCAGCCTCTTCCTTGCCGGCCACGGGATATCGGGCGAACTCGGCTCCG is a window of Streptomyces sp. NBC_00271 DNA encoding:
- a CDS encoding alcohol dehydrogenase catalytic domain-containing protein — protein: MATMLALRAHQGAEALVLEEVPVPEPGPHDVVVKVASAGLAPGIMRLLRMGALKHLPTTLGHEAAGVVSAVGRDVTGHAVGDRVRVHPLLNCRECEYCRTDRDMMCAQQAMLGHAAFGDAPMPLYEQYHDGGLAEYVRVPHWLTDSLPDSVGFDVAAKVQDLANAVRALKCADLPERATLVVTAATGTMGTATVKLAEHFGVARLILVGRDSERLHRVAGLAGGVPAGVVALDELPENWSTDGTLTRRLRELAPEGAHAVIDFIPEGPALGQTMAGMATGGTLVHMGGNSTPLSLPAIALMMHCWRFVATRACTRQDTTDVLRLLATGALTADELITHRFPLTEALKAMDAIEQRVDDPMWMTVINP
- a CDS encoding VOC family protein, with the translated sequence MTTTPRAEAGTVAGGTQAVALQLSELVLKTACYDDMAAFYAHVFGHGPFYERAPDPDAPPRPAGMPERAVDVRLGFFRIADAPHSQVFALFGVESLSETESSGPGLHHFQFGVSGLGDLISQHEHMASIGVRPHRAANHGQATSFYYRDPDRNIVEFSCPNFTTVEEEVAFVSGPVFAANPSGLELDPDRFDARFRAGDSERELLRLDNRAVAL
- a CDS encoding helix-turn-helix domain-containing protein, with the protein product MRRVQREDRAAEQLAAATELFLTRGYAGTAMADISAAAGVARGNVYGYY
- a CDS encoding TetR/AcrR family transcriptional regulator gives rise to the protein MPRNRQQIPREERTGDLLAAATELFLSKGYDKTTMADISSAAGVARGNVYWYFDSKDHIFAAVMNRMLSREIRILNEEQAGADPLSRLVRGLSDMRYSRPLHQAMHDRLPHSEAVREAHNTFLNWIVGLVDELMAEHGLDHAPGVDAALVRDVAVAVFEGANVPNDRNRPAHEMIRFLMESALARSSGAKGRER
- a CDS encoding DNA-binding response regulator, with the translated sequence MSAEPALVSGAYALFEAAWETATELAAFFDPNRPRIDARAREVLYALGSGMSDVTASRELGISLRTYRRRVAELLVALDAGSRFQAGVRAGKLGLTRG
- a CDS encoding FAD-dependent monooxygenase, which gives rise to MSDQHERAESRRVLVVGAGPVGLALAIELGWRGVPVTVIDQGDGRVPFPAGEAIFSRTMEHLRRWGCAEEARTESAPAPDYPHRTVFATSATGHVLTEFDYGVTNRSSGVYNPLTPEGPAFLSKFSFVPLLARTAGELPGVEIRYGTRLETMEQDSKGVLAVVRDLASGATETLTGTYLVACDGGRSAIRRALGIEFEGMFAQGHNFAVHFRSPQLLDLLRERLGGPAVQIHTLSSVRRPYITVVNGVDEWRLSVYLDEEPDPDDAVAWIRDAVGAPIDVEILAAQPWSGHCVVARTYREGRMFLAGDAAHLLWPKGGFGANTGIGDAVDLGWKLAATLQGWGGPALLDSYEKERRPVAVRNVTEASSNWRADARLVPDPVLDRMDAEGERLRRELGEEIRRSRAKEFRCTGVQLGYRYGDSPICVPDGSPEPPDEPDEYVPSTWPGCRAPHVWLPDGSSVLDHFGRGFTLVVSGSADPTPLVQAARRCDVPLTVLRLADPAAAELYERPLVLVRPDGHVGWRGRKAPADPVAVLDMLRGATVPPPDAKAPGAARTVSAGVGTHLV
- a CDS encoding aldehyde dehydrogenase family protein; protein product: MTDNIPTITRDGVIGYDATEIVTIDQATGAEFARYPVAGKEEAAAAVAAARSVTGAWWDLGFEGRAERLRAWRRQIALSGEEGAALIHAENGKPLDDARVEVLGTLEHLQYVADNAARVLERREVPSSPTTPNQRAWVEYQPYGVVGVIGPWNFPLLTPAAILADALAAGNAVILKPSQITPGVAEWLIRTWQRAVPELPAVLQNLNGYGATGQALIEAGLDKLAFTGSVATGRTVAAQCAQTLTPVLLELGGKDGVIVAEDADLDEAAAHIVWGAMQNTGHGCISLEVAYVVESVHDEFVEKISELAGQVRVGSDEDAEIGPVPLPSQTSIIREHIQDALERGATATVGGLDAVGDRYAAPTILVGVAPDALAATEETFGPTLAVVKVADADEAVAHINAGRYGLGSAVFSRDRGEAIARRLRVGMTSINDALVFSMNPAVPFGGRGDSGYGRKQGEEGLREFAYAHSFTAKTGPARFSASTFGRPAGAMAGALAGARNRILAESGEKSD
- a CDS encoding SDR family oxidoreductase, yielding MSESQAVRSQEPPLIAVIGAAGLCGTYVLKAALRAPFRVRAVVHGPAGRERVAALGLDDIVEADLAKPDSIRQALENADSVFMIPPAFHPEEDVLAMRALEAAEHAGARRFVYLSVLHPHTPGLRHHLRKANAEAAVRASRLNWTILQPSMFAQIVLSTWGRAPAGPVGVPFNVDNVFSFIDLRDLGEAGVKVLAEKVHDSATYELAGPALTLAEAVRFAGRARGVDLEARTVDWADAPLPPGVADSASRASDMRAMWQDYDRHGLRGNSNVLRMLLGRVPASFMEAATAFAARD
- a CDS encoding fumarylacetoacetate hydrolase family protein — its product is MTRLVSAVKGIGRLEDDGETVAFVDVDATGVGTALQGGLDLGTLATAAVRDRVPTTQTQFLAPVPRPSKIWAVGYAYADHRTEVAYNGVAEELVVFLKAPSSVIGTGERIRFPKAAPDEVDYEGEFAVVIGRRATDVSEAEAYAFVAGFTIVNDVSARDVQKGRIPGRAADVTAAKSFDTFTPMGPALVTIDEFTEPDDLRLRTWVGGDLRQDARTSQLIHPVPALVSYLSRQTTLEPGDVISTGTPAGVGHRRGLFLRSGTEVCIEIEGIGTLVNTCA